Proteins from a genomic interval of Crassostrea angulata isolate pt1a10 chromosome 7, ASM2561291v2, whole genome shotgun sequence:
- the LOC128157367 gene encoding uncharacterized protein LOC128157367 isoform X1 encodes MKTSLLSYFGSSCSVMDLTSSLVLLPLCILLKAEIMKTTNIQVPECRLDGRLQRSGNTSEDMCTQCRECLNKSLCKKSVKTKCIQCPPGSFVRLTRKEKICRGCRKCLKSVHHIRCADIVDLNCKLDCRHTTPDHRCKPCSVCREDEFTKANCSATHNTVCKPCKRCKPSHFVHRKCSNQTNTQCRPCTKCRKGHTYIYKKCRGSKDTQCRQCSKCKPGHYVRKKCTIRHDTKCARCPSGIDCDRCPSGTYKSVHNRSMSRCVPCEAGRFMDKDQHFLTFCKTCRRCGPHELIVQACNITHDTRCGPCIPGYFRLSSSHNCAMCSPCPPNSTGLEVDECRQSTNASRICMPLTPLYDHHYQRPSPEDPPLKSVSKDDSTPPFPPATSDFRIGSKLDDEKPLELDFETELNTETEHSQLPDKSTHDSVVISVVTLVISFLLIGITLVLVTKFNKKSKNLKRKVNSEINAETVSIPTLFSTNSITDCFDLGALYKISNPKYNSDPDFHKADFRNVSEYAYPAGNARVPKSRSMGTVDVMDLEFWSDW; translated from the exons ATGAAAACATCCCTGTTGTCGTATTTCGGTTCGTCATGCTCTGTAATGGACCTGACCAGTTCTCTAGTATTACTCCCGTTATGTATCCTCTTGAAAGCTGAAATCATG AAAACTACCAATATACAAGTACCAGAATGCAGACTGGACGGCCGTCTCCAGAGATCGGGAAATACTTCGGAGGACATGTGCACCCAGTGCCGAGAATGTCTAAACAAGTCACTGTGTAAAAAGTCAGTCAAAACAAAATGTATCCAGTGTCCGCCAGGATCGTTTGTGAGACTGACACGTAAAGAAAAGATATGTCGGGGCTGTAGGAAGTGTTTAAAAAGTGTTCATCATATCAGGTGTGCCGACATTGTCGACTTGAACTGTAAACTGGATTGCCGCCATACGACACCTGACCACCGATGTAAGCCTTGCTCTGTTTGCCGGGAGGACGAGTTCACGAAGGCTAATTGTTCTGCAACACATAATACCGTATGTAAGCCGTGCAAACGGTGCAAGCCGTCTCATTTTGTCCACCGGAAGTGCTCAAATCAAACTAATACTCAATGTAGACCGTGTACCAAATGCCGTAAAGgccatacatatatttataaaaaatgcaGAGGAAGCAAAGACACACAGTGTAGACAATGCTCCAAGTGTAAACCAGGTCATTACGTCAGAAAGAAATGTACGATACGTCATGATACTAAATGTGCTCGCTGTCCCTCTGGTATAGATTGTGACAGGTGTCCGTCCGGTACTTACAAGTCCGTTCATAACCGCTCTATGAGTCGATGTGTTCCATGTGAAGCTGGAAGATTTATGGATAAAGATCAGCACTTTTTAACTTTCTGTAAAACGTGTCGGCGATGTGGTCCACATGAACTCATCGTTCAAGCGTGTAACATAACACATGACACGAGATGTGGACCATGCATACCAG GGTATTTCCGCCTGTCGTCATCCCACAATTGTGCTATGTGCTCGCCCTGTCCCCCGAATTCTACAGGCCTAGAAGTAGACGAATGTCGACAATCTACAAATGCTAGCCGGATCTGCATGCCGCTGACACCTTTATATGACCACCATTATCAACGACCTTCACCCGAAGACCCGCCATTAAAATCTGTATCAAAAGATGACTCGACCCCGCCCTTTCCGCCGGCAACTTCAGATTTTCGGATTGGGTCAAAGTTGG ATGATGAAAAACCACTGGAACTCGACTTTGAGACTGAACTCAACACTGAGACTGAGCACTCACAGCTCCCCGACAAGTCTACTCACGACTCTGTCGTCATCTCAGTCGTAACATTGGTGATCTCATTTCTATTAATAGGGATAACTTTGGTTCTAGTgacaaaattcaataaaaaaagcaaaaatttaaaaagaaaagtcaaTAGCGAGATTAACGCTGAAACAGTCTCCATACCAACCCTCTTCTCGACCAATTCTATCACAGATTGTTTCGATCTTGGTGCTCTCTATAAGATTTCGAATCCTAAGTACAACAGTGATCCGGATTTCCATAAAGCGGACTTTCGGAATGTCTCTGAATATGCATATCCTGCCGGAAATGCCAGGGTTCCGAAATCCCGCTCCATGGGGACTGTTGACGTGATGGATTTAGAATTTTGGAGTGATTGGTAA
- the LOC128157367 gene encoding proprotein convertase subtilisin/kexin type 5-like isoform X2 — protein sequence MCTQCRECLNKSLCKKSVKTKCIQCPPGSFVRLTRKEKICRGCRKCLKSVHHIRCADIVDLNCKLDCRHTTPDHRCKPCSVCREDEFTKANCSATHNTVCKPCKRCKPSHFVHRKCSNQTNTQCRPCTKCRKGHTYIYKKCRGSKDTQCRQCSKCKPGHYVRKKCTIRHDTKCARCPSGIDCDRCPSGTYKSVHNRSMSRCVPCEAGRFMDKDQHFLTFCKTCRRCGPHELIVQACNITHDTRCGPCIPGYFRLSSSHNCAMCSPCPPNSTGLEVDECRQSTNASRICMPLTPLYDHHYQRPSPEDPPLKSVSKDDSTPPFPPATSDFRIGSKLDDEKPLELDFETELNTETEHSQLPDKSTHDSVVISVVTLVISFLLIGITLVLVTKFNKKSKNLKRKVNSEINAETVSIPTLFSTNSITDCFDLGALYKISNPKYNSDPDFHKADFRNVSEYAYPAGNARVPKSRSMGTVDVMDLEFWSDW from the exons ATGTGCACCCAGTGCCGAGAATGTCTAAACAAGTCACTGTGTAAAAAGTCAGTCAAAACAAAATGTATCCAGTGTCCGCCAGGATCGTTTGTGAGACTGACACGTAAAGAAAAGATATGTCGGGGCTGTAGGAAGTGTTTAAAAAGTGTTCATCATATCAGGTGTGCCGACATTGTCGACTTGAACTGTAAACTGGATTGCCGCCATACGACACCTGACCACCGATGTAAGCCTTGCTCTGTTTGCCGGGAGGACGAGTTCACGAAGGCTAATTGTTCTGCAACACATAATACCGTATGTAAGCCGTGCAAACGGTGCAAGCCGTCTCATTTTGTCCACCGGAAGTGCTCAAATCAAACTAATACTCAATGTAGACCGTGTACCAAATGCCGTAAAGgccatacatatatttataaaaaatgcaGAGGAAGCAAAGACACACAGTGTAGACAATGCTCCAAGTGTAAACCAGGTCATTACGTCAGAAAGAAATGTACGATACGTCATGATACTAAATGTGCTCGCTGTCCCTCTGGTATAGATTGTGACAGGTGTCCGTCCGGTACTTACAAGTCCGTTCATAACCGCTCTATGAGTCGATGTGTTCCATGTGAAGCTGGAAGATTTATGGATAAAGATCAGCACTTTTTAACTTTCTGTAAAACGTGTCGGCGATGTGGTCCACATGAACTCATCGTTCAAGCGTGTAACATAACACATGACACGAGATGTGGACCATGCATACCAG GGTATTTCCGCCTGTCGTCATCCCACAATTGTGCTATGTGCTCGCCCTGTCCCCCGAATTCTACAGGCCTAGAAGTAGACGAATGTCGACAATCTACAAATGCTAGCCGGATCTGCATGCCGCTGACACCTTTATATGACCACCATTATCAACGACCTTCACCCGAAGACCCGCCATTAAAATCTGTATCAAAAGATGACTCGACCCCGCCCTTTCCGCCGGCAACTTCAGATTTTCGGATTGGGTCAAAGTTGG ATGATGAAAAACCACTGGAACTCGACTTTGAGACTGAACTCAACACTGAGACTGAGCACTCACAGCTCCCCGACAAGTCTACTCACGACTCTGTCGTCATCTCAGTCGTAACATTGGTGATCTCATTTCTATTAATAGGGATAACTTTGGTTCTAGTgacaaaattcaataaaaaaagcaaaaatttaaaaagaaaagtcaaTAGCGAGATTAACGCTGAAACAGTCTCCATACCAACCCTCTTCTCGACCAATTCTATCACAGATTGTTTCGATCTTGGTGCTCTCTATAAGATTTCGAATCCTAAGTACAACAGTGATCCGGATTTCCATAAAGCGGACTTTCGGAATGTCTCTGAATATGCATATCCTGCCGGAAATGCCAGGGTTCCGAAATCCCGCTCCATGGGGACTGTTGACGTGATGGATTTAGAATTTTGGAGTGATTGGTAA
- the LOC128157369 gene encoding D(2) dopamine receptor-like, translating into MSNASSLADTVAAFSGPYLLWLEKDVLPIITGTVLLCVFLCGFVLNSLTIHAIRKKRITSLCKHLFLQLVALDFVAYSFLLLPVIITSFAKDWVLSDALCQISGAIGTTCFICVFIFLTFLCAERMVKMNNPSVYDGFFGNTCICVIISVVTWALAFTGSMLPTAGWGTLKYISYQNRCNLQHSKNTINMNLIFFFGMFLPTFVALLFCIGTFLQRKEILKSLTSLKSYVNNVNVKVERKSRENGATENIKLGEIVSDEYETVPEVENVNRALTAAEIEVKQPNSSSPDRMSVTSPINERPNSRNSVSPIPGSQSTRSEKEMRKDLIRGGVSGDETRLKTRRVASTVYKRSMEQVDFHLAATYVLILGIVFILWLPYVIVCYLDVYDTTYIWGGWYSIVLIISDISYCIKPIVFMSHNHLFRKATSDAVPESLRTRAIRAKRVLSKTARKVDGVIFLKMGDDARTPIIEK; encoded by the coding sequence ATGTCTAACGCGTCTAGCCTCGCTGACACTGTGGCGGCTTTCAGCGGCCCGTATCTCCTGTGGCTGGAGAAAGATGTATTACCCATAATTACCGGAACTGTTCTTTTGTGTGTCTTTCTGTGTGGATTTGTTTTGAACAGTCTGACGATCCACGCCATTCGAAAGAAGCGCATCACGTCTCTCTGTAAACACCTGTTCCTCCAGCTCGTGGCGCTGGACTTCGTCGCCTACTCGTTTCTTCTACTTCCGGTCATCATTACGTCGTTCGCTAAAGACTGGGTTTTGTCAGACGCACTTTGTCAAATTTCCGGCGCCATAGGAACGACCTGCTTCATATGTGTGTTTATATTTCTTACTTTCCTGTGTGCCGAGAGGATGGTGAAAATGAACAATCCGAGCGTTTACGACGGGTTCTTTGGAAATACCTGTATTTGCGTCATTATTTCTGTTGTGACGTGGGCATTGGCGTTCACCGGAAGTATGTTACCTACCGCAGGATGGGGAACTCTTAAGTATATTTCCTACCAAAACAGATGTAATCTCCAGCACAGTAAAAATACCATTAACATGAACCTGATATTCTTCTTCGGAATGTTTCTTCCTACTTTCGTGGCACTTCTCTTCTGTATCGGAACCTTCCTACAGAGAAAAGAAATCCTTAAAAGTCTGACGTCATTGAAATCTTACGTGAACAATGTCAATGTAAAAGTTGAAAGAAAGAGTCGGGAAAACGGAGCCACGGAAAATATAAAACTCGGGGAAATCGTCAGTGATGAGTATGAGACGGTACCAGAGGTAGAAAACGTGAACAGGGCGCTGACGGCCGCCGAAATCGAGGTCAAACAGCCGAATTCTTCTTCTCCTGATAGAATGTCGGTGACATCCCCAATAAACGAGAGACCGAACTCCAGGAACAGTGTGTCTCCGATACCAGGGTCGCAATCGACTCGCTCCGAGAAAGAGATGAGGAAAGATTTAATCAGGGGTGGGGTGAGTGGGGATGAGACCAGACTTAAAACGAGGCGGGTTGCCTCGACGGTGTACAAAAGGTCAATGGAGCAGGTAGACTTTCACCTGGCCGCCACCTACGTTTTGATCCTGGGTATTGTGTTTATCTTATGGCTTCCGTACGTCATAGTGTGTTACCTGGATGTATATGATACCACGTACATTTGGGGAGGGTGGTACTCTATAGTTCTGATCATAAGTGACATCAGTTACTGTATAAAGCCCATAGTGTTTATGTCACACAACCATCTATTCAGGAAGGCAACTTCAGACGCCGTTCCCGAGAGCTTAAGGACGAGGGCGATCCGAGCCAAGAGAGTTCTATCTAAAACAGCCAGAAAGGTGgatggagttatcttccttaAAATGGGAGACGATGCAAGGACTCCCATTATTGAGAAATAA